A DNA window from Entelurus aequoreus isolate RoL-2023_Sb linkage group LG24, RoL_Eaeq_v1.1, whole genome shotgun sequence contains the following coding sequences:
- the LOC133641706 gene encoding paired box protein Pax-6-like — translation MALRKEVWFSNRRAKWRREEKLRTQRRQVSNSSNHIPISSSFNASVYQPLPQTTTPVSFSSGSMLGRSDSVLSSSYSLPAMPNFSMTASLPMQTSSQTSYSCMLPTSSGVNGRSYETYTPPPHMQAHMNNQSLTSSTSSTGLISPGVSVPVQVPGSETDMSQYWPGLQ, via the exons ATGGCTCTGAGAAAGGAG GTTTGGTTTTCCAACAGAAGAGCAAAGTGGCGAAGAGAAGAGAAGTTGAGGACTCAACGGCGTCAAGTGTCCAACTCCTCCAACCATATTCCCATCAGCAGTAGTTTTAATGCCAGTGTTTACCAACCTCTACCACAAACTACAACACCAG tgtCCTTCTCATCAGGATCTATGTTAGGGAGGTCTGACTCGGTTCTGTCAAGCAGCTACAGCCTACCAGCCATGCCAAACTTTAGCATGACGGCCAGCCTACCCATGCAA ACATCTAGTCAGACATCGTACTCATGCATGCTGCCCACCAGCTCAGGTGTAAATGGAAGAAGTTATGAGACCTACACTCCTCCTCCACATATGCAAGCACACATGAACAACCAATCACTGACCTCCTCGACATCGTCAACAG GTCTGATTTCTCCAGGAGTTTCAGTTCCAGTCCAAGTcccaggaagtgaaacagacatGTCGCAATACTGGCCAGGTCtgcagtaa